Proteins encoded by one window of Clostridium cagae:
- a CDS encoding Tex family protein has protein sequence MKSIEERLAAELNLGLAQINNVVNLLDDGNTVPFISRYRKEATGGLSDEVLRKLSERLTYLRNLDERKDDIKRLINEQGKLNPEIENALEKATTLTEVEDIYRPYKPKKKTKATIAVAKGLKPLAELIQSGAFRGNLNEEASKYINEEKGVLKEEEAVQGALDIIAENISDEAKFRKHIRELIIKEGFIESKGDSKDTTPYEMYYDYKEEVKKIPPHRILAINRGEKEKVLSVKITVNEDKIIRYLENNVLTRNEVLDEKLKLCIRDSLKRLIYPSIEREIRNELTNIGEEGAINIFKENLKALLLQAPIKGKVVMGFDPGFRTGCKIAILDETGKFLENTAVYPTLPKKDIAGTKKVLKELIYKHGVDVISLGNGTASRESEEVIAEMIKEIRDEKGKEVSYVIVSEAGASVYSASELATKEYPNLDVTVRGAISIGRRLQDPLAELVKIDPKAIGVGQYQHDVTPKKLEQSLAGVVEDSVNTVGVDLNIATPSLLTYISGINSTIAQNIVAYREELGQFKSRKELLKVKRLGQKAYEQCAGFLRVSESKEYLDNTSVHPESYNVAKKLIEILGYNKDDLKNNNLDDIDKRAEVNGINKLSNDLDIGELTLKDIIKELKKPGRDPRDEMPTPILKTGIIELKDLKPGMILNGTVRNVSDFGAFVDIGVHQDGLVHKSQMANRFVKHPLDIVKVGDIVKVSILEVDQKRKRISLSMKDVDVEA, from the coding sequence ATGAAATCTATAGAAGAAAGATTAGCAGCAGAATTGAATTTAGGATTAGCTCAAATTAACAATGTAGTAAATCTTTTAGATGATGGAAATACAGTTCCGTTTATATCAAGATATAGAAAAGAAGCAACAGGAGGTCTTTCTGATGAAGTGTTAAGAAAGTTATCAGAAAGACTTACTTATTTAAGAAATCTAGATGAAAGAAAAGATGATATTAAAAGATTGATTAATGAGCAAGGAAAATTAAATCCTGAAATAGAAAATGCATTAGAAAAAGCAACAACATTAACAGAAGTTGAAGATATATATAGACCATATAAACCTAAAAAGAAAACTAAAGCCACAATAGCTGTAGCCAAAGGTTTAAAACCACTAGCAGAATTAATACAAAGCGGAGCTTTTAGAGGTAATTTAAATGAAGAAGCATCTAAATACATTAATGAAGAAAAAGGTGTATTAAAGGAAGAGGAAGCTGTTCAAGGAGCATTAGATATAATTGCAGAAAATATATCTGATGAAGCTAAATTTAGAAAACATATAAGAGAATTAATTATAAAAGAAGGTTTTATAGAATCAAAAGGTGATTCAAAAGATACTACACCTTATGAAATGTATTATGATTATAAGGAAGAAGTTAAAAAGATACCTCCACATAGAATATTAGCTATTAATAGAGGTGAAAAAGAAAAAGTATTAAGTGTAAAGATTACAGTTAATGAAGATAAAATAATAAGATATTTAGAAAATAATGTTTTAACTAGAAATGAAGTTTTAGATGAAAAATTAAAGCTTTGTATAAGGGATTCTTTAAAAAGATTAATATATCCATCAATAGAAAGAGAAATAAGAAATGAATTAACTAATATTGGTGAAGAGGGTGCTATAAATATATTTAAAGAAAATTTAAAAGCGTTATTATTACAAGCACCTATAAAAGGTAAAGTTGTAATGGGATTTGATCCAGGGTTTAGGACTGGATGTAAAATTGCAATATTAGATGAAACAGGTAAGTTTTTAGAAAATACTGCCGTATATCCAACACTACCTAAGAAAGATATTGCTGGAACTAAAAAAGTATTGAAAGAATTAATTTATAAACATGGTGTTGATGTTATATCTCTTGGAAATGGTACAGCTTCAAGGGAATCAGAAGAAGTAATAGCTGAAATGATAAAAGAAATAAGAGATGAGAAGGGTAAAGAAGTATCATATGTGATTGTATCTGAAGCAGGGGCATCAGTTTATTCAGCATCAGAGCTTGCAACTAAGGAATACCCTAATTTAGATGTTACTGTAAGGGGCGCTATATCAATAGGTAGAAGACTTCAAGATCCACTTGCAGAACTAGTAAAGATTGATCCAAAGGCTATAGGTGTAGGTCAATATCAACATGATGTTACTCCTAAAAAATTAGAACAATCATTAGCTGGTGTGGTTGAAGATTCTGTTAATACTGTTGGTGTGGATTTAAATATAGCAACACCATCTTTATTAACATATATATCAGGAATAAATTCTACTATTGCACAAAATATTGTAGCTTATAGAGAAGAACTAGGACAATTTAAATCAAGAAAAGAATTACTAAAAGTAAAGAGACTAGGTCAGAAAGCATATGAGCAATGTGCAGGATTTTTAAGAGTTTCTGAAAGCAAAGAATATCTGGATAATACTTCTGTTCATCCAGAGTCATATAATGTTGCAAAGAAGTTAATTGAAATATTAGGATACAATAAGGATGATTTAAAAAATAATAATTTAGATGATATAGATAAGAGAGCAGAAGTAAATGGAATAAATAAATTAAGTAATGATTTGGATATTGGAGAACTTACATTAAAAGATATAATAAAGGAATTAAAGAAGCCTGGTAGAGATCCGAGAGACGAAATGCCAACACCTATATTAAAAACTGGAATAATAGAACTTAAAGATTTAAAGCCAGGAATGATTTTAAATGGAACAGTAAGAAATGTATCTGACTTTGGAGCTTTTGTAGATATCGGAGTTCATCAAGATGGGTTAGTTCATAAAAGTCAAATGGCAAATAGGTTTGTAAAACATCCATTAGATATAGTAAAGGTTGGAGATATAGTAAAGGTCAGTATATTAGAAGTAGATCAAAAAAGGAAGAGAATTTCTTTAAGCATGAAAGATGTAGATGTAGAAGCATAA
- a CDS encoding Gfo/Idh/MocA family protein has protein sequence MIKWGIIGLGNIAIRFANSLSHTNEGKLYAIASKTQEKRDYFCDKYNCNKVYRDYNELLRDDEIDAVYIALPHGLHKYWSIEALRHKKAVLCEKPVGLNSEEMKEIKKEALQNNTFFMEAMKTRFIPLIHDIKEILKSNKLGKIITVEANFCSHVTDIKKGSYLLDKKQGGALLDVGIYPLSFVMDMIASPVEQIKSHMEFNEAGVDSYFKAKLTFENGVIGTIEGAIDRKKERSAIIKGEKGYIEIPIYNRPEKAIIYINNSKPYIIEKKLEFDDMYGEIKEVHDCLQAQKLESKYLSLNESIRVMEVLDEIKNVIYN, from the coding sequence ATGATTAAATGGGGAATTATAGGACTTGGAAATATAGCTATACGATTTGCAAATAGTCTATCTCATACAAATGAAGGAAAACTATATGCTATTGCTTCAAAAACACAAGAAAAACGTGATTATTTTTGTGATAAATATAATTGCAACAAAGTGTATAGGGATTACAATGAATTATTAAGAGATGATGAAATAGATGCTGTCTATATTGCATTGCCTCATGGGTTACATAAATATTGGTCAATTGAAGCACTAAGACATAAAAAAGCTGTTTTATGTGAAAAACCAGTAGGTTTAAATTCAGAAGAAATGAAGGAAATAAAAAAAGAAGCTTTACAAAATAATACTTTTTTCATGGAAGCAATGAAAACAAGATTTATTCCGCTAATTCATGATATTAAAGAGATATTAAAAAGCAATAAACTCGGAAAGATTATAACTGTTGAAGCTAACTTTTGTAGTCATGTAACAGATATTAAAAAAGGATCTTATTTATTGGATAAAAAACAAGGTGGAGCTTTATTAGATGTTGGAATTTATCCATTATCATTCGTAATGGATATGATTGCTTCACCAGTTGAACAAATTAAATCACATATGGAATTTAATGAAGCAGGAGTGGATTCTTATTTCAAAGCAAAATTAACTTTTGAAAATGGAGTAATAGGAACAATTGAAGGTGCTATTGATAGGAAAAAAGAAAGAAGTGCTATTATCAAGGGTGAAAAAGGATATATAGAAATTCCAATTTACAATAGACCAGAGAAGGCAATTATATATATAAATAATAGCAAACCTTATATAATTGAAAAAAAATTAGAATTTGATGATATGTATGGAGAAATTAAAGAAGTTCATGATTGCTTGCAAGCACAAAAGTTAGAAAGTAAATATTTATCTTTAAATGAGTCGATTCGTGTTATGGAAGTATTAGATGAAATTAAAAATGTGATTTATAACTAG
- a CDS encoding DMT family transporter, protein MDKGKIYTNRKNIVILAIICCILWGSAYPAIKVGYELFNIGTNDICSKLIFAGYRFAIAGVLVLLLEVINKKNIFNYSLKEFGEITLLGSTQTALQYLFFYIGLSYTTGVRGSIINGTGTFASIILAHIIYKNDKLNFNKVIGCIIGFIGVVVVNLNGKAISGQAFSMRGEGSLIIAAIIFAASAIYGKKITQDKDASIVTGYQLLIGGIILSILGFLFGGSLKGFTLNSILLLIYMALLSSIAFAIWTQLLKFNKVGVISVFNFLVPIFGTLLSAIFLKENIFDIKILISLILVCSGIFLVYNEKAINLNLKLTKKKINR, encoded by the coding sequence ATGGATAAGGGAAAAATTTATACTAACAGAAAAAATATAGTTATATTAGCAATTATATGCTGCATTTTATGGGGAAGCGCATATCCAGCCATAAAGGTTGGTTACGAATTATTTAATATAGGAACTAATGATATATGTTCAAAGTTAATATTTGCAGGGTATAGATTTGCTATTGCAGGTGTTTTAGTATTATTGCTAGAAGTAATTAATAAAAAAAATATATTTAATTATTCATTAAAAGAATTTGGAGAGATTACGTTATTAGGTTCTACTCAAACAGCGCTACAATACTTATTTTTTTACATTGGATTATCTTATACAACAGGCGTAAGAGGATCTATAATAAATGGAACGGGTACATTTGCAAGTATTATATTAGCTCATATAATATACAAAAATGATAAATTAAATTTTAATAAGGTTATAGGATGTATTATAGGATTTATTGGTGTAGTTGTTGTTAATTTAAATGGTAAAGCGATTTCGGGACAAGCTTTTTCTATGAGAGGAGAAGGGTCTTTAATTATAGCAGCTATAATTTTTGCAGCTTCAGCAATATATGGCAAAAAAATAACTCAAGATAAAGATGCATCAATAGTTACTGGATATCAATTACTTATAGGTGGAATTATATTAAGTATATTAGGATTTTTATTTGGTGGATCTTTAAAAGGGTTTACATTAAATTCAATATTACTTTTAATATATATGGCATTATTATCATCAATAGCATTTGCTATTTGGACACAACTATTGAAATTTAATAAGGTTGGAGTAATATCAGTTTTTAATTTTTTAGTACCTATATTTGGAACATTACTATCAGCTATATTTCTTAAGGAAAATATATTCGATATTAAAATTTTAATATCATTGATACTAGTTTGTTCTGGAATCTTTTTAGTTTATAACGAAAAAGCCATAAATTTAAATTTAAAATTAACAAAAAAGAAAATTAATAGGTAA